One genomic segment of bacterium includes these proteins:
- a CDS encoding DUF5060 domain-containing protein produces the protein MRWYFLLFLFCFSLLASEERGKFIISVSPKIVGCYERVDIDINLNASFSNPFDPEEADISIELKTPKGKTIIIPAFYYQPYERKTLEQDGRKLDWIYPIAPPHWKARFTPKEAGRYQCTAVLKTKNRVLRSNTESFTVKPRKHHGFVTISSKDPRFFSFEDGTLFFPIGQNLAFIGPMQYVNLVKAEEIFKKLADNGANYLRIWVCCDDWAIAIESQKSAFGRSWGPKPPLAPMPGEENKLCLQIGDEAVLSVEPSHPVALRPNATYLLSGRLRSENPLKVVIERNGKPLGEPISLGGQGEWIPFQREFTTSQNEWWLGSLRVRKEGKGKLLLADLSLKEKGDGVELLWEADVNRPIMGFYNQVDCFMIDEIVSLAERYGIHLQLCLLTRNLYMDKLKNDNSPEYEEAISYAKKLLRYAVARWGYSTSVVSWEYWNEQDPNLPTERFYNEMGSYLEQIDPYRHLRATSAWAPTPRDWANRKLDVADLHWYLRPNWNELWKDAVGAVQDRAQLLRKYATEKPALLSEFGLADEQWRLSPYMEKDEELLHFHDALWASALSGLSGTAMFWWWEKLDMMNAYHHYKPLSIFTSDIPFASGLQSINAQTSDEAIRVIGLQGKDRAYIFLSDKEAGWYSVVVEKIKPRKREGISIIINGLSPGKYKVQWFDTYQGKVLEEKIVKAKEKTLQISAPPFLRDIACKILRIENR, from the coding sequence ATGAGGTGGTATTTCCTTTTATTCCTATTCTGCTTCTCTCTTCTCGCTAGTGAGGAGAGGGGAAAATTCATAATTTCTGTCTCACCCAAAATTGTTGGGTGTTATGAGAGGGTTGATATAGATATAAATCTGAACGCATCTTTCTCCAATCCATTTGACCCCGAGGAAGCAGATATCTCAATTGAATTGAAAACCCCTAAAGGCAAGACAATCATCATCCCCGCTTTTTACTACCAACCTTATGAACGAAAAACTTTGGAGCAGGATGGTCGCAAATTGGATTGGATTTATCCTATAGCTCCGCCCCACTGGAAAGCCCGCTTCACGCCAAAAGAAGCGGGAAGATATCAATGCACAGCGGTTTTGAAAACTAAAAACAGGGTTCTCCGCTCAAATACTGAGAGCTTCACGGTTAAGCCAAGGAAACACCACGGCTTCGTCACCATATCCTCAAAAGACCCTCGCTTTTTCTCCTTTGAGGATGGGACCCTCTTCTTCCCCATCGGACAGAATCTCGCCTTCATCGGCCCAATGCAGTATGTTAATTTGGTTAAAGCGGAGGAAATATTCAAGAAGTTAGCGGATAACGGAGCGAATTATCTTCGTATATGGGTCTGTTGCGATGATTGGGCAATCGCTATTGAATCGCAGAAGAGCGCCTTCGGACGCTCTTGGGGTCCTAAACCTCCCTTAGCGCCTATGCCAGGGGAGGAAAACAAGCTCTGCCTACAAATTGGAGATGAAGCGGTTCTCTCCGTTGAGCCTTCCCATCCCGTCGCCCTCCGTCCCAATGCCACCTACCTCCTTTCCGGACGCCTGCGTTCGGAAAATCCATTGAAAGTTGTAATAGAGAGAAATGGAAAACCTTTAGGTGAACCAATTTCTCTCGGTGGACAGGGGGAATGGATTCCCTTCCAGAGGGAATTCACGACTTCTCAAAACGAATGGTGGCTGGGAAGCCTTCGCGTGCGAAAAGAAGGGAAGGGAAAACTCTTGCTCGCGGATTTGTCCCTTAAGGAAAAGGGCGATGGCGTTGAGCTCCTCTGGGAAGCGGATGTAAATCGCCCAATTATGGGTTTTTATAATCAGGTTGATTGCTTTATGATTGACGAGATTGTATCCTTGGCGGAGAGATATGGAATTCATCTTCAATTATGCTTGTTAACAAGGAACCTGTATATGGACAAGCTGAAGAATGATAACAGCCCTGAATATGAAGAGGCTATAAGCTACGCAAAGAAGCTACTCCGCTATGCGGTTGCGAGATGGGGGTATTCAACGAGCGTCGTCAGCTGGGAATATTGGAACGAGCAGGACCCAAACCTGCCCACAGAGCGCTTCTATAACGAAATGGGAAGCTATCTTGAGCAAATAGACCCATATAGACATCTAAGAGCAACTAGCGCTTGGGCTCCCACGCCAAGGGATTGGGCGAACAGGAAACTGGATGTTGCCGACCTTCATTGGTATCTTCGTCCCAACTGGAACGAGCTTTGGAAGGATGCTGTGGGGGCAGTTCAGGACAGGGCTCAGCTTTTAAGAAAATATGCCACTGAGAAGCCAGCATTGCTGAGCGAGTTCGGATTAGCTGATGAGCAGTGGCGCCTCAGCCCCTATATGGAAAAGGATGAGGAACTCCTCCATTTCCACGATGCCCTCTGGGCATCCGCTCTCAGCGGGCTATCCGGAACCGCGATGTTTTGGTGGTGGGAGAAGCTTGATATGATGAATGCCTACCACCACTATAAACCCTTATCCATCTTCACCTCCGATATCCCCTTCGCCTCTGGGCTTCAATCAATAAATGCTCAAACTTCCGACGAAGCGATAAGGGTCATCGGATTGCAAGGGAAGGACCGGGCTTATATATTCCTCTCTGATAAAGAGGCGGGCTGGTATTCTGTAGTTGTGGAGAAGATAAAGCCAAGGAAAAGAGAGGGCATTTCAATAATTATAAACGGGCTATCGCCGGGCAAATATAAAGTTCAATGGTTTGACACTTATCAAGGAAAGGTTCTTGAGGAGAAAATCGTTAAGGCAAAGGAGAAAACCTTACAGATATCAGCACCGCCTTTCCTTCGTGATATCGCTTGCAAAATTTTGCGAATAGAGAATCGTTGA
- a CDS encoding ADP-ribosylglycohydrolase family protein, translating into MKNLEYLYQLLKYEIVQRREEGCDVEGFELKLEEAKGDEKGIWKIYEELSSLSPKQDFPYQEPSDLEELKSVVPLPESFPLPSEEILYDKIYGAWLGRCAGCMLGKPVEGWSRERIRENLQRIGEYPLSFYFPLEFFPEPNPYIKSLTRGNIQKAERDDDTDYTIINLHISETYGKSFSPHDVGREWLEHFPYHLVYTAEREAYRNLVIGLEPPETSLFLNPFREWIGAQIRADAWGYVSAGQPALAFELAWRDAIVSHRKNGIYGEIFFAVLLSSVIGGKNLQEGVDVALSLIPPRSRFAEAVRFSLELFEKERDWEKAIERALERYGHYHPVHTINNAAIVLLALLYGEGDFGRTICLSVMGGLDTDCNGATAGSVMGGILGASKLPKEWIEPLNDELESILVGFHRNKISDLARRSTRLALLFYQ; encoded by the coding sequence ATGAAAAACCTTGAATATCTCTATCAACTTCTCAAATACGAAATCGTTCAAAGGAGAGAGGAAGGTTGCGATGTTGAGGGTTTTGAGCTAAAGCTTGAAGAAGCGAAGGGAGATGAGAAAGGCATATGGAAGATATATGAAGAGCTTTCCTCACTTTCCCCAAAACAAGATTTCCCCTATCAAGAACCATCCGATTTGGAGGAGCTGAAAAGCGTTGTGCCATTGCCCGAATCTTTTCCCCTTCCCTCAGAGGAAATACTTTACGATAAAATCTATGGTGCTTGGCTGGGAAGATGCGCCGGCTGTATGCTCGGCAAGCCAGTTGAGGGCTGGAGCAGGGAAAGAATAAGGGAAAATCTCCAAAGAATCGGAGAATATCCCCTCTCCTTTTATTTCCCCTTAGAGTTCTTCCCCGAACCAAATCCCTACATAAAAAGCCTAACGAGGGGGAATATCCAAAAAGCGGAGAGGGATGACGATACGGATTACACAATCATCAACCTCCACATCTCTGAGACATATGGAAAGAGCTTCTCCCCCCATGATGTCGGCAGGGAATGGCTTGAGCATTTCCCTTACCATCTCGTCTACACGGCGGAGAGGGAGGCGTATAGAAATTTAGTTATTGGCTTGGAGCCTCCCGAGACCTCCCTATTTCTCAATCCATTCAGGGAATGGATAGGGGCACAGATAAGGGCTGATGCTTGGGGGTATGTTTCTGCTGGTCAGCCCGCCCTGGCTTTTGAGCTCGCTTGGCGTGATGCAATTGTATCCCACAGGAAGAACGGCATATATGGGGAAATCTTCTTCGCCGTGCTTTTATCATCGGTAATCGGAGGAAAGAATTTGCAAGAAGGAGTTGATGTAGCTCTTTCCCTCATTCCTCCTCGCTCTCGCTTCGCTGAAGCAGTTAGATTCTCTTTGGAGCTTTTTGAGAAGGAAAGGGATTGGGAGAAAGCGATAGAAAGGGCGCTTGAGAGATATGGACATTACCATCCCGTCCATACGATAAATAATGCGGCAATCGTTCTCCTTGCCCTCTTATATGGGGAAGGCGATTTCGGAAGGACGATTTGTTTGAGCGTTATGGGAGGATTGGACACGGATTGCAATGGAGCAACCGCTGGCTCAGTGATGGGTGGTATTTTGGGCGCGTCAAAGCTCCCCAAGGAGTGGATAGAGCCGCTTAACGACGAGCTCGAGAGCATACTCGTCGGCTTTCATAGGAATAAAATCAGCGATTTGGCAAGGCGAAGCACCCGCCTTGCCTTGCTATTTTACCAATAA
- a CDS encoding beta-galactosidase, whose protein sequence is MIRKNSLLFLLSIFFISLSHPSTIGKWKCVSNYIPYPQINYDLKVWEKDLEEIRKANFNAVWLVNVWAEIQPSLDPPIFNEERLKWLRGVCRRAQEKGLTVILALGYVGEGWAPKGLDEQIWPIMPKQVESYTSFLRKIAHITKDFPNVVYLLASEEILPATLLYHPDKRGECIDAFKKWARERNSDIEYWNKRWGKSFTWETFKPLSTDERSKWEIWMDHYLWFASILRQILPPMVKAIREERPNAIVGFHDFLLDPVLPPPSPNEASLPIPNPFDFYSIGYYLDPKLTLLENLEAMQRKIDLARRLYPTLPLWMGELGADVETVGEKKQRHWLNISISSLKKQGIGYSIWNWRHYIERGTSSFSLLRKDGSPRPALEVVRRLNKSEDKPSSLFLPNGEPLLSIYFFGHWWEPWKSDDSAIRRDLRRLRELGFNTLLLDHEFSQMLDGNWKWLDREHRLAKEEGFYIVPWLEAHCGRDISAHYEWRMECASRLYGIPPIALTINQKGETTQAKVYSEEFKEYLVSYVSSYLERYLRDGKILRVIWEGKERPVISLSCEMDFTAFDEETNQLFREWLRKRYKGDIKSLNALWGTSFSDFSQIDPRDERIFDYSRVDQPIQPIPVVEHSRFRAELCNSAFAEIKKRLKKRYPDLLFLAEVPYQFGSQHPHALSYQWSCGCLPEIVRFADIILIRGTQGRLTREEREEIRKLRRRGQKVIYCYRVSNWIDAEFGRDIAEIGDGLGYYSWNEMVDCHIVENPVGVGREEFRISAEMSRELIERVKSANLAYVEEIKKR, encoded by the coding sequence ATGATAAGAAAAAATTCTCTTCTCTTCTTGCTCTCCATCTTCTTTATTTCCCTTTCACATCCATCCACCATTGGAAAATGGAAATGCGTGAGCAACTACATTCCCTATCCTCAGATAAACTATGATTTAAAGGTTTGGGAGAAAGACCTTGAAGAGATAAGGAAAGCTAACTTCAACGCAGTCTGGCTCGTCAATGTTTGGGCGGAGATTCAGCCTTCCCTTGACCCGCCCATTTTTAACGAAGAGCGTTTAAAATGGCTAAGGGGTGTTTGCAGGAGAGCCCAGGAGAAAGGATTGACAGTTATCCTCGCCCTCGGCTATGTGGGTGAAGGCTGGGCGCCCAAAGGATTAGATGAGCAAATCTGGCCAATAATGCCAAAACAAGTTGAAAGTTATACAAGTTTTCTGAGAAAGATTGCTCATATCACAAAGGATTTTCCCAATGTCGTCTATCTTCTCGCCTCCGAGGAAATCCTCCCCGCAACCCTCCTTTATCACCCCGATAAGAGAGGGGAATGCATTGATGCTTTCAAAAAATGGGCAAGGGAAAGGAATTCAGATATAGAATATTGGAACAAGCGATGGGGAAAATCTTTCACTTGGGAGACATTCAAGCCCCTCTCAACAGATGAACGGTCAAAATGGGAGATTTGGATGGACCACTATCTCTGGTTCGCCTCAATTCTCCGCCAAATTCTGCCGCCCATGGTTAAGGCGATTAGGGAGGAGAGACCGAATGCCATAGTCGGCTTCCACGATTTCCTCTTAGACCCCGTCTTGCCTCCCCCGTCTCCCAACGAGGCATCTCTCCCCATCCCAAATCCCTTTGACTTCTACAGCATAGGTTACTATCTGGACCCCAAGTTAACGCTTTTGGAAAACCTTGAGGCTATGCAGAGGAAGATAGATTTAGCGAGGAGATTATACCCAACTCTTCCCCTTTGGATGGGCGAGTTGGGAGCGGATGTAGAAACTGTGGGGGAAAAGAAGCAGAGGCATTGGTTGAATATCTCCATTTCCTCTTTGAAAAAACAGGGAATCGGCTATTCAATTTGGAATTGGCGACATTACATTGAGCGAGGGACCTCCTCTTTCAGCTTGTTGAGAAAGGACGGCTCCCCTCGCCCAGCATTAGAGGTGGTGAGAAGGTTGAACAAAAGCGAGGATAAACCCTCCTCTCTTTTCCTTCCAAATGGCGAACCGCTACTCTCCATTTATTTCTTTGGGCATTGGTGGGAACCTTGGAAGAGCGATGATTCAGCGATAAGAAGGGATTTGAGAAGGCTAAGGGAGTTGGGCTTCAATACCCTACTTTTGGACCACGAGTTCTCCCAAATGCTTGACGGGAATTGGAAATGGCTTGATAGGGAGCATAGATTGGCGAAAGAGGAGGGGTTTTACATCGTTCCCTGGCTGGAGGCTCATTGTGGTAGGGACATCTCCGCCCATTACGAATGGAGGATGGAATGCGCGAGCAGGCTTTACGGAATCCCCCCAATTGCATTGACAATTAATCAAAAAGGGGAAACAACTCAAGCGAAGGTTTATAGCGAGGAATTCAAGGAGTATCTCGTCTCCTATGTCTCCTCCTATCTTGAGAGATATTTGAGGGATGGGAAAATATTGAGAGTCATCTGGGAAGGGAAGGAGCGTCCCGTCATCTCCCTCTCCTGCGAGATGGACTTCACCGCTTTTGACGAGGAGACGAACCAGCTTTTCCGAGAATGGTTAAGGAAGAGGTATAAGGGCGATATAAAATCATTGAACGCCCTTTGGGGAACCTCCTTCAGCGATTTCTCACAGATAGACCCAAGGGATGAGAGGATTTTTGATTATTCAAGGGTTGACCAGCCAATCCAGCCCATCCCCGTCGTTGAGCATTCTCGTTTTAGAGCGGAGCTATGTAACTCCGCTTTCGCGGAAATAAAGAAGAGACTGAAAAAGAGGTATCCCGACCTTCTTTTCTTAGCAGAGGTTCCCTATCAGTTCGGCTCCCAGCATCCCCATGCGCTTAGCTATCAATGGAGCTGTGGCTGCTTACCCGAGATAGTTAGGTTTGCGGATATTATTTTGATAAGGGGAACGCAGGGGAGGTTGACGAGGGAAGAGAGGGAGGAGATAAGGAAGCTGAGGAGAAGGGGGCAGAAAGTGATTTACTGCTATAGGGTCAGCAATTGGATAGACGCTGAATTCGGCAGGGATATTGCGGAGATAGGAGATGGGCTGGGATATTATAGTTGGAACGAGATGGTTGATTGTCACATAGTGGAGAATCCCGTTGGCGTGGGAAGGGAGGAGTTCCGCATATCAGCTGAGATGTCAAGGGAACTCATAGAGAGGGTGAAATCGGCGAATCTGGCTTATGTTGAAGAGATAAAGAAGCGTTGA
- a CDS encoding DUF1559 domain-containing protein, protein MRRNGFTLIELLVVIAIIAILAAILFPVFSRAREQARKTACLSNTKQIGTALQMYMQDWDETFPYAPKPCWSVGPGNQTWLFWTEMLYPYVKNWHVFSCPSMPSDSHSAWPACCWPTSNPNCSRPQNSLTPCNVGVKCAYGISDLALSGTFWCQGKSGALKLADIKTPAEYVVIGDSSNGYVAPYLQVDGMVVMFAFANAVAGSNPGIECCVGGWGCNLTDLQTAIDKSARHTGGSNLIFMDGHAKWYKADQIKPMVAGGKLRICHWDLVWAPQ, encoded by the coding sequence ATGAGAAGGAACGGTTTCACTCTCATCGAGCTCCTCGTCGTCATAGCTATCATCGCCATTCTAGCGGCGATTCTCTTCCCTGTCTTCAGCCGTGCTCGGGAGCAGGCTCGAAAAACAGCTTGTTTGTCCAATACGAAGCAGATAGGAACCGCCCTCCAGATGTATATGCAGGATTGGGATGAAACTTTCCCCTATGCCCCCAAGCCCTGTTGGAGTGTAGGGCCAGGTAATCAAACTTGGCTGTTTTGGACGGAGATGCTCTATCCCTATGTCAAGAATTGGCATGTCTTTAGCTGCCCCAGTATGCCTTCGGATTCCCACTCCGCTTGGCCCGCCTGCTGCTGGCCCACGAGCAATCCAAATTGCAGTAGACCTCAGAACTCCCTGACGCCCTGCAATGTGGGTGTAAAATGCGCCTACGGGATAAGCGACCTCGCTTTGAGCGGAACCTTCTGGTGCCAGGGAAAGTCAGGCGCTCTTAAATTAGCAGATATCAAAACACCAGCTGAATATGTCGTTATCGGAGACTCCTCCAATGGTTATGTAGCTCCCTATCTACAAGTGGATGGAATGGTTGTTATGTTCGCCTTCGCTAATGCTGTGGCGGGTAGCAATCCAGGCATAGAATGTTGCGTAGGCGGTTGGGGTTGCAATCTCACCGATTTGCAAACTGCAATAGACAAATCCGCTCGCCATACGGGTGGTTCCAACCTCATATTTATGGATGGACATGCGAAGTGGTATAAGGCAGACCAGATAAAGCCGATGGTCGCTGGAGGTAAGCTGCGCATCTGTCATTGGGACTTGGTCTGGGCGCCTCAATAA